One window of Nicotiana tomentosiformis chromosome 11, ASM39032v3, whole genome shotgun sequence genomic DNA carries:
- the LOC117276211 gene encoding uncharacterized protein: MINHLAFVDNIVIFSGGNSITVNLVMKQIRNYEKASGQLVNKDKSFFLTGPKASTYIINRLRQCTSFMDKSFPFIYLGCPIYSGRKKICYFDNMITKVVKILNRWQGKMLTCGGRVVLIKSILQSLPTYTLTALNPRKATLNLIEKHMANFLWGTSGEKKNYHWSAWKNLCIPKEEGGIGIKSLEDISNTLDIKRWWRFGTKPSLWAEFLKAKYCSKTHPVKKKWASGNMSKIKVGDFISNGSYDMNKLNNTLPNYLVQLIGSIDNCLTQGWNTKQQVTWNKPIEGKIKLNTDGSFIKDNGKAGIGRVVRYSLGDVLMAFSLPIQCTTNNQAEALAAKFGTSWWIQNGLDRIHIELDSMVVANMPIKKRYQ; the protein is encoded by the exons ATGATCAATCACTTGGCCTTTGTTGATAACATCGTTATATTTAGTGGTGGTAATTCCATTACTGTCAACCTGGTGATGAAACAAATCAGAAATTATGAAAAGGCCTCGGGCCAGCTTGTCAATAAAGACAAAAGCTTCTTTCTCACTGGGCCTAAAGCTAGTACATACATAATCAACAGGCTGAGACAATGTACTAGTTTCATGGATAAGAGCTTCCCATTCATATATCTAGGATGTCCTATTTATTCTGGGAGAAAAAAGATTTGCTACTTCGACAACATGATTACTAAGGTTGTTAAGATATTAAATAGATGGCAAGGTAAAATGCTCACCTGCGGTGGTAGGGTGGTTCTTATCAAAAGTATCCTTCAATCTTTGCCAACTTATACTCTTACTGCTCTCAATCCTCGAAAAGCCACTTTGAATCTTATTGAGAAACATATGGCAAATTTCTTATGGGGTACCTCCGGGGAAAAAAAGAATTATCATTGGAGTGCTTGGAAAAATTTGTGTATACCTAAAGAGGAAGGTGGTATTGGGATTAAGAGCTTGGAGGATATTTCTAATACTCTAGATATTAAGAGGTGGTGGAGGTTTGGAACTAAACCTTCATTATGGGCAGAATTTCTCAAGGCCAAGTATTGTTCTAAGACTCATCCTGTGAAAAAGAAATGGGCTTCGG GTAATATGTCCAAGATCAAAGTCGGTGACTTCATTTCTAATGGAAGTTATGACATGAACAAGCTGAATAACACCCTTCCCAATTATCTTGTTCAGCTTATTGGTAGCATTGATAATTGTCTTACACAAGGATGGAATACCAAACA ACAAGTTACCTGGAACAAACCAATTGAAGGAAAGATCAAACTCAATACTGATGGAAGCTTCATCAAAGACAATGGAAAAGCTGGAATAGGAAGGGTTGTAAGGTACAGTCTTGGAGATGTTCTAATGGCCTTCTCATTACCTATTCAATGTACTACCAACAATCAAGCGGAAGCTCTGGCTGCAAAATTCGGTACAAGCTGGTGGATCCAAAATGGTTTGGACAGAATTCACATAGAATTGGATTCAATGGTGGTTGCTAACATGCCGATCAAAAAGAGATACCAATAA